Genomic window (Achromobacter sp. B7):
GGATGCGGCCCGCCTGCGCGTGGCGGCGGTTCAAGCCGTGGCTGATCGGCGCGACCTGGAGCATCAGCTTGGCCAATTGAACGCCGAAATCGAGCGGCTGGACGACGCACTACGCGCCGTAACCACCCTGATCGAACAAGGCTCGACGCTGAAGACCGAGGCGTTGCGCATTGAGATTGCCGATGGCGATATCGACGCGCTGCGCAAAGCCGAACGTGAACTGGCCAACCTGCAACTGCGCCAGCAAGCGGTGGCGACGCGTTTGTCGTACCAGCTGGAAGCCGGGCGTGAGGCCAGCATGGACGGCCGCGCCATCAGCGGCGCGGGGCAGGTGCTGCTGACGGCTGCCGCTGACATCGATCTGCCCGGTGTGGGCAGTTTCCGCATCGAGCCGGGCGGCCAGGATCTGCCGGCGCTTCAGCGTGAGCTTGGCGGGCTGCAATCCGCCTGGAATGGTTTACTGGAACGTCTGGGCGTGGCAACGCTGGCCGATGCCGAGCAGCGCCACGCGCGCTATACGGCCTTGCAGCGCGAGCTTGACGGCATGCGCAAGACGCTGGCCATCCACGCGCCCAAGGGGCTGGATGTATTGCGTGGGCAGCGTGACGAGGCCCTGGCTCGCCGCGTGGCGTTGCAAGAGCGGCTGGCCAAGTTGCCGGCGGTGGCGGGCACCGGTCAAGACGATCTGCCTGCCGCGACCCAGGCGCTGCGCGACGCGACAGCGGTGGTCGCGCAGGCGGACGCGTCGTTGGCGGCGGCGCAACGCGCGCTGGACGCCGACCTGGCACGCGCGCAATTGCTGGAAGGGCAGGCCGCCGCGCGCGCCACCGATATGCAGTCGGCCGAGCGCGCCGAACAGCGTCAAGCGCGTGCCGGCCGTCTGGCTGAAGCGCGCAGCGCGCACGACGACCTGGACCGCCGGGTGCGCGAGGCCCAGGCCGCCTTGGCGGACCACCGGCCCGAGTTGGCCGAGCAAGACGTACAACGCTATGAAAAATCGGCGGCCATCGAACGCGACGCGCAGCACAAGCGTCACGGCGACATTCTTCAGTTGCAGGGCAAGCTGGATCAGGCGGGCGCGCAGGGGCTGGGCGAACGCTTGTCGGAAGCCACCGCCGCATGCGAACGGCTGGCGCGTCGGCGCGATGAATTGGCACGCCGCGCCGCTGCGCTGGACCTGCTGCAAAAACTGCTGACCGACAAGCGTGCTGCGGCCACGCAACGTTTGCAGGCGCCCCTGGCTCGCCGCCTGAACCATTATCTGGCGCTGCTGTTTCCAGACGCGGCGTTGCGCTTGGACGACGCGTTGCTGCCCACGGCGCTACGCCGAGAGCAGGGCGAAGACCTGCTGGATGCGCTAAGTTTCGGCACGCGCGAGCAGCTGGGCATTCTGGCGCGATTCGCCTATGCGGACTTGCTTCGCGAAGCCGGTCGGCCCACCTTGCTGTTGCTGGATGACGCGCTGGTGCACACCGACGACGCCCGCCGCGATTTCATGAAGCGCGCCTTGTTCGATGCGGCCACCCGCCATCAGATCCTGATGTTCACCTGCCACGGCGAGGCCTGGCGCGACATGGGGGTGGAGCAGCGGCGCATCGGCGCCTGAGGGGGGCGATCCAGGAACCGGCGTCTTTGGGGGGGGTATTGGGACAGGCTTGCGTCGCGCGCGCCTATTGACGGCAAAAGCAACGGTCGGTAGCCTGCGCGAATGCCTGCCTTCAAGCCGTCCTTCGAAACCCTTGTCGGTGCCTCTGCCGTGGCGACTGCCGCTGCCGTCGCGCACGCCAGCATGGGTTGGCGCAGGAAGCATGGGGCAGGCCGCGGATATTCCCGCGCGCGGTTTCCCGTATCGTCACCGGCTGTCTCGTCGCTGGGTGCTTCGTCGTCGGCTGCTTCGTCGCTGGCTGCTTCGTCGCTGACTATCTCGTCGCCGGCTGTTCCGTCGTCCGCCATTTCGTCGCCTGCTATTTCGTCGCCTGCTACTTCGGCGACCGCTTTTCCTCTCTTTTCTTCCGTCATTTCCCCCGTCGTTCCGCCTGTCATTTCGGCTGTCATTTCGCCGGTCGTCTCAGCGGTCGTTCGCGCGGTAGTTTCGCCGCCGGTATTCCCGCCTGCCTCGCCGCCCGTCGGCGTGGTCCGGGCCGCGAACCCGCCAGCCGTGGTCGTGTTCGGCTGATTGCCGATCCGCCATTCCCGGCTCCAGTTCTCAATCATCGTCAGTCCATCCGTACGCTTGATGCGTGCGCGAGTCGGCCGCGTACGTCGCGGTTGACCCGCGCGTGGCCGATTTGGCCAAGCTAGCGGCCGTAGCGATCGCGATCCCGATCGCACGCGAGTGCGACAGGTGATGGCCATGGCAATTGCCATCGCCTCGCCATCGCCCCGCCATCGCATCGCATCGCAACGCCATCGCCAAGCGATACACGGAAGGACTGCCGGTCTGGAGCCTGTGCTTACCTTGACAGGTGTAAACATGTCTCTGAATCGAAATACCTGGGCCGCCTACGGCTCCACAACCTTGTTCGTGCTGCTGTGGAGCGGCGGCGCGATCTTCGCCAAATGGGGGCTGTCGCACGCGTCGGCCTTTGCCTTCCTGTTGCTGCGCTTTGTGCTGGCCTTATCCGTGTTGGGGCTGGTGGCGTGGCGGCGCAAACGATGGTTGCCCGCGCCGGGCACGCGCGGCAGCGTCGCGGCAACGGGCCTGCTGCTGATCGGTGTTTATTCCATCTGCTATCTGCTGGCGCTGGACCACGGCATCACGCCGGGGGTACTGGCCACGTTGCTGGGTGCGCAACCCATCCTGACCTTGGCGGTCATGGAGCGGCGCTTTGACAAGGCCCGCATCGCGGGGCTGCTGCTGGCCTTGGCCGGGCTGGTAATGGTGGTGTACCAGAGCATCGGCATGGCGCGCTTTTCCGTGGCGGGCATGGGCTTCGCGTTCGCGGCGCTGGGCAGCATGACGCTGGGCGCCATGCTGCAAAAGCGCATCGAGCAGCCGCCGCTGGACGTCATGCCGTTGCAGTACGCGGTAAGCCTGGCGCTGTGCCTGCTGTTTGCCCCGTTCCAGCCGCTGACGGCGCAATGGAGCATCGGGCTGATCCTGCCGCTGCTGTGGATGGGCCTGGTGATTTCGGTGGGCGCGACGCTTCTGTTCTATCGCCTGATCCAGGCCGGCAACCTGGTGAACGTCACCAGCCTGTTCTATCTGGTGCCGGCAGGCACGGCTGCGCTGGACTATCTGGTGCTGGGCAACCGCCTGTCGGCGTTGAGCCTTGCCGGCATGGGGGCAATCTTGCTGGGGCTGATGCTGGTGCTGCGGCATCCGGCCCCAAACATCAGGCCAGCGCGACGCTAACCGGACGGGAGCGGGGAGGGGCGGATGCGATGGAACCTGCAATGGAACCTGCACCCGTCCCCGCGACCGTCCCGGCGACGGCGGACCCCGCAACGGAACCCGCACCCGTCCCGGCGACGGAATCCGCAGCCGGCGCCGCCACAGTTCCGACACCGCCATCGGCGCCCACGCTGGCGGCCACCTCCGCCTCGTCCACGCCACCCCCGGCATCCTGCCCGGCCCAGTAGCCGCTGACCAACTGCGCGGGCCGTTCCTTGGCCACGACGCGGGCGCATACCGACCAGGCATCCAGTCGGACGCTCAGGCCCGCGTAGACCCCGTGGCCGTCGCCGGCCTGGATGACGCCGTCCGCGCGCACGCCTTCACCGGCGCGGATGGAGCCGTCGGCGCGGATGTCTGCGCCGGCGATCATGCCCCAGCCCGAGGCCAGGTGGTCGCCGCAGTGAATGGCCCCGCCCGCCTGAATGCCCGAGGTGGCGTTGATGGCGTGGTCGGCGCGTACATCGCCGCCCGCCTTGATTCCCTGACCACATTGGATGGCGCCTTGCGCGCGCACGTCCTGGCCGGCGTGCAAGTGGCCGGTGACGGCCAGGTCCTGGCCCGCGCAGATGTCCCATTTGGCGCGCACGTTGCCACGGCATTCCAGGCGCGAGGCGGATTCGATGCCCCAGTCGGCGCTGATGTCGCCGCCCGCGTGGATCTCGCCACTGCTTGCGATATTGGCGGCGGCCGTGATGTTTTCGCCCGCCATGATGGTTTCTCCGGCGCGGATGCCGCCGCCCGTGATGATGCTGCGCCCGGCGCGCACCACCGTGTCCACATTGATGCCCATGCGAATTTCCAGCGTGCCCGCGAAGACGATGGCGCTGGCATCAAGCGAGTCCAGCCTGAGCACGGCATCGGTCGGGCCAAACTGATCCAGCAGCCAGTTGGCGTCGCTGATGCGGCCATCGGCGACCAGGGCGTCAAGCACGGCCTGGTAATCCCCCTGGCCGTTGTGATCGCGGATAAACCACTTGTAGCCGCCCGCGCAGGGGTTCTTGGCTTTGACGAATTTTTTGGTGAGTTGCATGGCGCTGGATGAAGATCTATGCGTGGCCGGGCCGCCCGCCAAGAGGCAAGCGACGAAGATTCATGAGACGAGCGTTGCGCCCGGCCACGCGGCAGGGCGTACGCCGGCGCGCGCCACGGCATCGGCACGGATGTGCAAAGCCGCCGGCGGCAGGCCGGAATCAAAAATTGGGATAGCGGGAAAGCCGGGGAATCAGCCGGGCTTGGAGCGCGCGTAGGCGGAACGCGCGGCGACTTCCTGCGAGCTCAACAAAGTCGAGCGCAGGGCGCAGAGAACGCAGGCAGCGGGAGGGAGGGGAGAAAAATTGGATCGCACGGGGGCAGATGCTAACACCCGGGCATCGCTAGTCAAGTCGGCAAGCTGTCCCCGAAACCGGGGGCAGCTTGCCGCGCGGGCGATCAGTTCGTCGAAACGATATTGCGTTCCTTGGCGATGCGCTGGCGCAGTTCCAGTTCACGCTTGATCTGGTCGGCGTATTGGGCGGGAGTATTGCCGTCCACCAACGATCCGCCATCGGCCAGGCGCTGGACAATCTTCGGGTCTTGCAGCGCCTTCACGGCCGCCGCGTGCACGCGCTCGACCACGGCCGGCGGCGTGCCGGCCGGGGCCACCAGCCCGTACCAGGCCATGTTGTCCATTTCTGGCAGGCCGCCTTCCTTGAACGTCGGCACATCGGGCAGCGCGGGTAGGCGCTTGGGGGCGGCCACGGCCAGCGCGCGCAGCTTGCCCGCCTGGATGTGCGGCATCGAAGACGGCAGGTTGTCGAACTGGGCGTTGACTTGGCCGGCGATGACGTCGTTCAGCGCCGGACCCGAGCCGCGATAGGGCACGTGCACCATATCTGTCTTGGTCAGCGACTTGAACAGTTCGCCGTCCAGATGGCCGATGCCGCCCGCGCCGGACGATGCGTAGCTGTACTTGCCCGGGTTGGCCTTGAGCAGGGTGATGAATTCAGCCAGCGTCTTGGCGGGCACCGCCGGGTTCACCGTCAGCACGTTCGGCACGTTCACCAGGTTGGTGATCGGCGTGAAGTCCTTGAGCGGGTTGTAGGGGTTTTTCGGGTTGGTGGCCGGGTTGGTGGCCATCGTGCTGACGGTGGCCACACCCAGCGTGTAGCCGTCCGGGGCCGAACGCACCAGCGCGTCGGCGCCGATCGAGCCGCCGCCGCCGCCCCGGTTTTCCACCACGACAGCCTGGCCCAGTTCGCGGCCCAGGCCTTCGGCAACGATGCGCGCCACGATGTCGGTGGTGCCGCCAGCGGCAAAAGGCACGATCAGGCGGATGGGTTTGTTGGGGTAGGGGTCGGCGGCCAGGGCCGACGAACTAAAGCAGACGCCTGCAATGGCGGCGGCCAGGACGGCCTTGGCATGAGACAGCACGGTCAAGAGTCTTCTCCATATTGTTGTTCCGAGCCGACCGGCTTCTTGGGCCGGCGTCGGTGAAGCGTGCCTTGCCTGGATGCTGGCTTGGTCGATGCTTCGTGGGCGCAATTCCACACAGGAATCCCCCTACGGTCAACTCAGGATTCACCCTGTAGGGCCCGAAAACTTTTTTTGGCCCCTTTGACATTGCCGGAACATGCCGGCAATTCGGCGAAAATCCCAAGCCTGACAACAACATGAACGTTTTCATCCCGTTTTTCAATGCGCAATGATTGCGCAGTCATCGTGCCGTCATTAGCCGGGTAAATGCATAAAGTTCTGCATAACTTACAAGAATCTGATATTTTTCGGGGGAGATTCTTGGCCTGTCCTGCAAGAAAGCTATTGCGTTTGTTTCTGTCTGCGCCGTTCAATGGGGCGTTGGTTGATGTCCCCGCGGGGCAACGTGTAGTGCAGCGACGCACCGGGCCAGGGTTCCGTCCGTCTTTCAATCCCCGGTCTGTTTCGTCTTTCGCTGCCACGTGCTGGCGGGAGGGGGCCCGGACATTCTCGGAACGCCATGTCGCTGATCCTGATCCTCGCTCTGCCGTTTGCCGGCAGCCTGTGCGCCGCGCTGCTGCCTTCCAACGCCCGCAATGCCGAGGCGTGGTTGGCCGGCCTTATCGCGCTGGCCTGTGTGATCTTGATAGCCAGCCTGTACCCCGACGTGGCCAACGGCGGCGTGATCCGCGCCGACATGCCCTGGGCGCCTGCCCTGGGCCTGCAATTTACATTGCGCATGGACGGCTACGCCTGGCTGTTCGCCTTGATCGTTTCCGGCATGGGCGCGCTGGTTGTGCTGTATGCGCGCTACTACATGTCGCCGGAAGACCCGGTCCCGCGCTTTTTCTCGTTTTTCCTGGCCTTCATGGCCGCCATGCTGGGCGTGGTGTTGTCCGGCAACCTGATCCAGTTGGTCATGTTCTGGGAAATGACCAGCCTGGCTTCCTTCATGCTGATCGCCTATTGGCACCACCGCCTGGACGCCCGGCGCGGCGCGCGCATGGCGTTGACGGTGACGGGCGCGGGGGGCCTGTGCCTGTTGGCCGGCGTACTGATCCTGGGCCATATCGTGGGCAGTTACGACATGGACCGCGTGCTGGCCTCCGGCGACCTGGTGCGCGCCGACCCGTGGTATCCCGCCGTGCTGGTCCTGGTGGCTCTGGGGGCGCTGACCAAAAGCGCCCAGTTCCCGTTCCATTTCTGGCTGCCCAACGCAATGGCGGCGCCGACGCCCGTGTCCGCCTACCTGCACTCGGCCACCATGGTGAAGGCAGGCGTATTCCTGCTGGCGCGCTTCTGGCCGGTGCTGGCCGGCACCGACCAATGGTTCTGGGTGATCGGCGGGGCAGGGCTGATCACGTTGGTGCTGGGCGCCTACGCGGCCATCTTCCAGCAGGACATGAAGGGCGTGCTGGCGTATTCCACCATCAGCCACCTGGGCCTGATCACGTTGCTGCTGGGGCTGAACAGTGAATTGGCCCTGGTGGCCGCCATCTTCCACATGATCAACCACGCCACGTTCAAAGCGTCGCTGTTCATGGCGGCGGGGGTGGTGGACCACGAAACCGGCACGCGCGACCTCAGCCGGCTGTCCGGCCTGTACAAAGCCATGCCGATCACCGCCACGTTGGCCATGGTGGCGGCCGCGTCGATGGCGGGCGTGCCCCTGTTGAACGGCTTCCTGTCCAAGGAAATGTTCTTCGCGGAAACCACCTTTGTCAGCGGCGACCGCTGGACCCAGGTCGGCCTGCCGTTGCTGGCCACGATCGCCGGCGCGTTCAGCGTGGCGTATTCGCTGCGTTTCATCCTTCAGGTGTTCTTCGGCCCCCCGGCCACGGACCTGCCGCGCGCCCCGCACGAGCCCCCCGGCTGGATGTTGTTCCCCAGTGCCTTGCTGGTGTTCATGTGCTTGTTGGTGGGTATCGTGCCCAGCCTGACGGTCGGCCCTTTCCTGGCGACCGCCGCGCAGAGCATCCTGGGCGCAAACATGCCCGAATACAGTCTGGCCGTCTGGCACGGCGTGAATCTGCCGCTGGTAATGAGCATGGTGGCGACGACGGCGGGCGTGCTGCTGTACCTGGTTCTGCGTGCGCACCAGCGCGCCAACCCGGGCCGCGTTCCCTTCATCTACCGGCTGGACGGGCGGCGCACGTTCGAAGCGCTGCTGGACGGCTCCAGCGTGGCGGCCGCGTGGCTGCTGCGCTGGGTGGCCTCGTCGCGTTTGCAAGTGCAGATGCTGTTGATCGTGCTGGGCTCGTTGTTCGTGGCCTGGCTGCCGCTGCGCGCGGGCGGGTGGCTGGAAGGCACCGGCCGCATGACGCCCGTGGACCCGGCGTTTGCCTTGCTGTGGCTGGTGGGCGGCGCGTGCGCGCTGGGTGCGGCGTATCAGGCCAAGTACCACCGTCTGGCGTCCCTGGCGCTGGCGGGCGGCGCGGGGCTGATCACCTGCCTGACGTTCGTCTGGTTTTCCGCGCCTGACCTGGCGCTGACCCAGTTGTCGGTGGAGGTGGTGACGGTGGTGCTGTTGCTGCTGGGCCTGCGCTGGCTGCCGCGCCGGATCGCGAAGGACGACGAAGAGCCCCTGAAGGCCACGCTGCTGGCTCGCGGCCGCCGGCTGCGGGATCTGCTGCTGGCCACCGCTGCCGGCACCGGCATGGCCGCGCTGGCGTATGCGGTGCTGGTGCGCCCGCAAGGCGACACGATTTCGTCCTTCTTCGTTGACCGCGCGCTGCCCGACGGCGGCGGTACCAACGTGGTGAACGTCATCCTGGTGGACTTCCGCGGCTTTGACACCTTTGGCGAAATCACGGTGCTGGGCATCGTGGCGCTGACGGTCTACGCACTGCTGCGCCGCTTCCGCCCCGCCGCCGAAAGCGCGGACCTGCCTCGCCAGCAGCAAGAGCAGGACGGCGGCGTGCCGGCCGCGCCGGACATCAAATCCCTGGTGCCCAGCGGCTCGATGATGGTGCCCACCGTGCTGGTGCGCCTGCTGCTGCCCACCGCCGCGTTGATTTCCGTGTATTTCCTGCTGCGCGGCCATAACCAGCCGGGCGGGGGATTCGTGGGCGGCCTGATCTTCGCCACCGCCGTCATCCTGCAATACATGGTGGGCGGCGTGTACTGGGTGGAATCGCGCAGCCGCCTGAATCCGCAGAATTGGATCGGCATCGGCCTGCTGGCCGCCGGCATCGCCGCCGTGACCGCATGGCTGGCCTACAAGCCGTTCCTGGCCGCGCTGGCCTGGGACGTGGCGCTGCCGCTGATCGGCCATGTGCATTTGTCCAGCGTGCTGCTGTTCGACCTGGGCGTGTACATGCTGGTGGTCGGCTCTACGGTGCTGGTGCTGGTGGCGCTGGCCCACCAATCGCTGCGCGCGCAACGCAAGGCCGCCGCCGAGATGCAGGCGGCCGCCATACAAACAGGGGAAGCCTGATGGAATTGATTTATGCCATCGCGATCGGCGTGTTGGCGGGCTCGGGAGTCTGGCTGCTGCTGCGGCCGCGTACCTTCCAGTTCATCATGGGCCTGTCGCTGGTTTCCTACGCGGTGAACCTGTTCATTTTCGGCATGGGCCGTCTTACGTCGGCTCGTCCGCCTGTCATCGACCCGGGCATGGCGCATGACCCGTCCTGGTACGCCGACCCGCTGCCGCAGGCGCTGGTGCTGACGGCTATTGTGATCGGCTTTGCCACCACCGCGCTGTTCCTGGTGGTGCTGTTGGCCTCGCGCGGCCTGACCGGCACCGACCACGTCGATGGACGGGAGTCCCAATCTTGAGTTTCTGGCTGCAACATCTTCCTGTCCTGCCCATCATCGTGCCGTTGTTTGCCGGCGCGGCCATGCTGCTGCTGGCCGACACCAGCCGTTATGCGCGCGGGGCAATTTCCATGGCGTCCACGTTGGCCCAGCTGGCAGCCGCCATCGCCTTGCTGGTGGTCGCGGGCGGCGGCGTGCCGGGCGTCTGGCCGCAAGGTGTGGGCGTTTATCTGGTGGGCGACTGGCCCGCGCCCTTCGGCATCGTGCTGGTCGTGGACCGGCTGGCGGCGGTGATGCTGACGCTGACGGCCGTGCTGGGCCTGGCCACGTTGACCTATTCGCTGGCCCGCTGGGACCGCGCCGGGGTGCATTTCCATTCGCTGTTCCAATTCCTGTTGATGGGCCTGAACGGCGCCTTCCTGACCGGCGACCTGTTCAACCTGTTCGTCTTCTTCGAGGTGCTGCTGGCGGCGTCCTATGGCTTGCTGCTGCACGGCTCGGGCGTGGCGCGCGTCAGCGCCGGCCTGCAATACATTGCCGTGAACCTGGTGGCGTCGTTCCTGCTGTTGATCAGCATTGCGCTGATCTATGGCGTGACCGGCACGCTGAACATGGCGGACCTGGCCTTGCGCGCCGGCAACCTGACGGGCGCCGAACGCATGCTGTTCGAGGCCGGGGCGGCCATCCTGGGCATCGCTTTCCTGGTCAAGGCCGGCGCCTGGCCGCTGAACTTCTGGCTGGTCAAGGGTTACGGGTCGGCCAGCGCGCCCATTGCCGCCATGTTCTCCATCATGACCAAGGTCGGCATCTATGCGCTGCTGCGTATCGGCTCGCTGCTGCTACCGTCGGGCGCGCCCGCCGCGTTCAGCCTGGACTGGATGTTCGCGGCCGGACTGGCCACGCTGCTGTTCGGCGCGCTGGGGTTGCTGGCGACCCAGCAACTGGAAAAGATCGTGGGCTATTGCGTGATCGTCTCGGCCGGCACCTTGTTGACCGCGTTGGGCATGCCCGGCGTCACGCTGACCGGCCCCGCGCTGTTCTACCTGCTTAGTTCCGTCCTGACGACCGGCGCGTTTTTCCTCTTGGCCGAATTGATCGAACGCACCCGCAGCTTTGGCGCCAACGTGCTGGCCGTGACGTTGGACGCGTTCGACCTGGACGACCCCACGTCGGTCAACCGGTCCGACGATGTGGTCGGCGTGGCCATTCCGGCGGCCATGGCCTTTCTGGGGCTGGCGTTCATCTGCTGCGCCTTGCTGGTGACCGGCCTGCCGCCACTGTCCGGCTTCGTGGCCAAGTTCTCGCTGTTGTCGGCGGCCGTGTCCGCCGCCACGGAATCGGCGCCGCCGATGGACGCATGGATTTTGGTTGCCGCCGTGCTCGTCTCCGGGCTGGCGGGCCTGGTGGGGCTGGGGCGCACCGGCATTCGCGTCTTCTGGGCCAGCGACGACCGCAGCACGCCGCGCTTGCGCCTGATCGAAGCCGGGCCGGTTGCCGTGCTGTTGCTGTTGTGCGTGGGCCTGGCGGCGGGCGCGGGCCCGGTGTCGGCCTATCTTGACGACGCGGCGCGCTCGCTGGACCAACCCAAGTCCTACATCGAAGCCGTCATGTCCGCGCAAACCGTGCGCGGCCTGAAAGGGGGAAGCTGATGCGCCGCGTTTACTTCCTGTTCCTGCCCGTTTTCCTGTTTGTCTTGTGGCTGGTGCTGAATGAAAGCCTGTCGGCCGGCCAGATTGCGCTGGGCGCCGCGCTGGCCTTGTGGTTCACGTGGGCGGCCTCGCGCCTGCGCCCGCTGCACGCGCGCCCGCGTCGTCTGTGGAAGGCCGTGCCGCTTTTCCTGCACGTGACGGCGGACATCATCCGGTCCAACATCGCCGTGGCCAAGCTGATCCTGAGCCCCCGGCGCAATGAATTTTCACCCGGCTTCATCATGATTCCGCTGACCATGCGCGACCCGCACGGGCTGGCGATGCTGGCTTGCATCGTGACCTACACGCCGGGCACGGTCTGGGTGGACCTGACCGCCGACCACCGCCTGAAGCTACACGTGCTGGACCTGCAAAACGAGCAGCACTGGGTCGACCTGGTGCAGCAGCGCTACGAGCGCCCGTTGATGGAGATGTTTGAATGACGATAAATACCGCACTGTATTGGGCGGCATCCTTCGCCCTGGTGTGCTTTGCGCTGGGCATGGTGTGCGCCACCATCCGCCTGTTGCGCGGCCCCACCGCGCAAGACCGCGTGCTGGCGCTGGACACCCTGTATATCAACGGCATGCTGATGATGCTGGTCTTCGGCATCCGGTCCGGCTCCTCGCTCTATTTCGACATTGCGCTGCTGATTGCGCTGTTCGGTTTTGTAGGGTCCACGGCGATGGCGCGTTTCTTGTTGCGCGGCGAGGTCATCGAGCCATGATGAACGCCGCCATTCCCTTGTGGGCCGGCATCCCCGCCTGCGTGCTGCTGGTGCTGGGCGGGCTGTTGGCGCTGACCGGTTCGGCCGGGCTGCTGCGCTTTCGCAGCTTCTATGCGCGCATCCATGCGCCCACGCTGGGCAACACGCTGGGCTGCGCCTGCGTGCTGCTGTCCTCCATCCTGGTGTTTTCGGCGTGGTCCGCGCGACCGGTTTTTCACGAGGTCATCATCACCTTGCTGCTGGTGGTTTCGTCGCCCGTGACCGCCATGTTGCTGATGC
Coding sequences:
- a CDS encoding AAA family ATPase — its product is MKLSRIALEEFRKFRQPLVLDGLQDGLNLFVGANEAGKSTVAAAIRAAFLERYSTSKVADLAPHGESGARPTVELSFAHGGHQYVLKKQFLSRARCELLIDDGAQRLDGEEAENALAALLGFELPGRGQSKPDLAGIPGLLWIQQGDGHNLQAAASYAGTHLRDALTQLSGELTATDGDRLFERVSAERAALLDARNGRPKGIYKEAEDALARATSERDDCAQAMAQLNADVDRLASLRRDHERAQATEPWKDFEARATDARARLAAAAKQREALEGLRREQAQAVQTLALLQDQVRRDQQDEADHHALVKEAQAARARVDAAQAPLVRAQQQQQAHAAALDAARLRVAAVQAVADRRDLEHQLGQLNAEIERLDDALRAVTTLIEQGSTLKTEALRIEIADGDIDALRKAERELANLQLRQQAVATRLSYQLEAGREASMDGRAISGAGQVLLTAAADIDLPGVGSFRIEPGGQDLPALQRELGGLQSAWNGLLERLGVATLADAEQRHARYTALQRELDGMRKTLAIHAPKGLDVLRGQRDEALARRVALQERLAKLPAVAGTGQDDLPAATQALRDATAVVAQADASLAAAQRALDADLARAQLLEGQAAARATDMQSAERAEQRQARAGRLAEARSAHDDLDRRVREAQAALADHRPELAEQDVQRYEKSAAIERDAQHKRHGDILQLQGKLDQAGAQGLGERLSEATAACERLARRRDELARRAAALDLLQKLLTDKRAAATQRLQAPLARRLNHYLALLFPDAALRLDDALLPTALRREQGEDLLDALSFGTREQLGILARFAYADLLREAGRPTLLLLDDALVHTDDARRDFMKRALFDAATRHQILMFTCHGEAWRDMGVEQRRIGA
- a CDS encoding Na+/H+ antiporter subunit C produces the protein MELIYAIAIGVLAGSGVWLLLRPRTFQFIMGLSLVSYAVNLFIFGMGRLTSARPPVIDPGMAHDPSWYADPLPQALVLTAIVIGFATTALFLVVLLASRGLTGTDHVDGRESQS
- a CDS encoding DMT family transporter; protein product: MSLNRNTWAAYGSTTLFVLLWSGGAIFAKWGLSHASAFAFLLLRFVLALSVLGLVAWRRKRWLPAPGTRGSVAATGLLLIGVYSICYLLALDHGITPGVLATLLGAQPILTLAVMERRFDKARIAGLLLALAGLVMVVYQSIGMARFSVAGMGFAFAALGSMTLGAMLQKRIEQPPLDVMPLQYAVSLALCLLFAPFQPLTAQWSIGLILPLLWMGLVISVGATLLFYRLIQAGNLVNVTSLFYLVPAGTAALDYLVLGNRLSALSLAGMGAILLGLMLVLRHPAPNIRPARR
- a CDS encoding monovalent cation/H+ antiporter subunit D, translated to MSFWLQHLPVLPIIVPLFAGAAMLLLADTSRYARGAISMASTLAQLAAAIALLVVAGGGVPGVWPQGVGVYLVGDWPAPFGIVLVVDRLAAVMLTLTAVLGLATLTYSLARWDRAGVHFHSLFQFLLMGLNGAFLTGDLFNLFVFFEVLLAASYGLLLHGSGVARVSAGLQYIAVNLVASFLLLISIALIYGVTGTLNMADLALRAGNLTGAERMLFEAGAAILGIAFLVKAGAWPLNFWLVKGYGSASAPIAAMFSIMTKVGIYALLRIGSLLLPSGAPAAFSLDWMFAAGLATLLFGALGLLATQQLEKIVGYCVIVSAGTLLTALGMPGVTLTGPALFYLLSSVLTTGAFFLLAELIERTRSFGANVLAVTLDAFDLDDPTSVNRSDDVVGVAIPAAMAFLGLAFICCALLVTGLPPLSGFVAKFSLLSAAVSAATESAPPMDAWILVAAVLVSGLAGLVGLGRTGIRVFWASDDRSTPRLRLIEAGPVAVLLLLCVGLAAGAGPVSAYLDDAARSLDQPKSYIEAVMSAQTVRGLKGGS
- a CDS encoding tripartite tricarboxylate transporter substrate binding protein is translated as MTVLSHAKAVLAAAIAGVCFSSSALAADPYPNKPIRLIVPFAAGGTTDIVARIVAEGLGRELGQAVVVENRGGGGGSIGADALVRSAPDGYTLGVATVSTMATNPATNPKNPYNPLKDFTPITNLVNVPNVLTVNPAVPAKTLAEFITLLKANPGKYSYASSGAGGIGHLDGELFKSLTKTDMVHVPYRGSGPALNDVIAGQVNAQFDNLPSSMPHIQAGKLRALAVAAPKRLPALPDVPTFKEGGLPEMDNMAWYGLVAPAGTPPAVVERVHAAAVKALQDPKIVQRLADGGSLVDGNTPAQYADQIKRELELRQRIAKERNIVSTN
- a CDS encoding Na+/H+ antiporter subunit E produces the protein MRRVYFLFLPVFLFVLWLVLNESLSAGQIALGAALALWFTWAASRLRPLHARPRRLWKAVPLFLHVTADIIRSNIAVAKLILSPRRNEFSPGFIMIPLTMRDPHGLAMLACIVTYTPGTVWVDLTADHRLKLHVLDLQNEQHWVDLVQQRYERPLMEMFE
- a CDS encoding monovalent cation/H+ antiporter subunit A; its protein translation is MSLILILALPFAGSLCAALLPSNARNAEAWLAGLIALACVILIASLYPDVANGGVIRADMPWAPALGLQFTLRMDGYAWLFALIVSGMGALVVLYARYYMSPEDPVPRFFSFFLAFMAAMLGVVLSGNLIQLVMFWEMTSLASFMLIAYWHHRLDARRGARMALTVTGAGGLCLLAGVLILGHIVGSYDMDRVLASGDLVRADPWYPAVLVLVALGALTKSAQFPFHFWLPNAMAAPTPVSAYLHSATMVKAGVFLLARFWPVLAGTDQWFWVIGGAGLITLVLGAYAAIFQQDMKGVLAYSTISHLGLITLLLGLNSELALVAAIFHMINHATFKASLFMAAGVVDHETGTRDLSRLSGLYKAMPITATLAMVAAASMAGVPLLNGFLSKEMFFAETTFVSGDRWTQVGLPLLATIAGAFSVAYSLRFILQVFFGPPATDLPRAPHEPPGWMLFPSALLVFMCLLVGIVPSLTVGPFLATAAQSILGANMPEYSLAVWHGVNLPLVMSMVATTAGVLLYLVLRAHQRANPGRVPFIYRLDGRRTFEALLDGSSVAAAWLLRWVASSRLQVQMLLIVLGSLFVAWLPLRAGGWLEGTGRMTPVDPAFALLWLVGGACALGAAYQAKYHRLASLALAGGAGLITCLTFVWFSAPDLALTQLSVEVVTVVLLLLGLRWLPRRIAKDDEEPLKATLLARGRRLRDLLLATAAGTGMAALAYAVLVRPQGDTISSFFVDRALPDGGGTNVVNVILVDFRGFDTFGEITVLGIVALTVYALLRRFRPAAESADLPRQQQEQDGGVPAAPDIKSLVPSGSMMVPTVLVRLLLPTAALISVYFLLRGHNQPGGGFVGGLIFATAVILQYMVGGVYWVESRSRLNPQNWIGIGLLAAGIAAVTAWLAYKPFLAALAWDVALPLIGHVHLSSVLLFDLGVYMLVVGSTVLVLVALAHQSLRAQRKAAAEMQAAAIQTGEA